CTCCGAGTTGACAGCAGACATTGAGGAAGTCCAATTCTGGATCTTGATCGGATGAAACGAGTTGGTGCATGAGCCCTGCCATGAAGGCATCTCCAGCGCCAATAGAATCTGCCACCTCGATTGCGGAAGTGGCTCCTGAGAAGATTTCATTTTTTTCTGAAAAGTAGAGCGCGCCCTCTTTCCCAAAGGTGACACAAAGATTTTTGGGGAAATTAGAGAACTTTTCCTTAGCGGATCTCAACAGGCTCATGTCGCTCACGGATGCTTCCAATTGAGTGATGGCTTCGTACTCAGTCTCATTACATTTTAAGACATCGGGGGTGGCTGCGATTTCTTGAACGAGCTCGAGTTCCCAGGGATCGCGCAAGTTGATGTCGCAACATTTCAATCCGGGAAAATTCTTTAACTGAGCTTTTAGCCAGGACCAGTTTTCCGGAACGTGATTCGCGAGGGAACCATAGAGCAGCGCGTCGCCTTTTGGAAGTGGTGCTGTCTCCATCAATTCTGCAAGATGGTGCCAGGCGCAGTTGGGGGTAAAGGCGTAGCTGGCGTCTCCTTCTTCGTTGAGCGTTACTTCGACCGTTCCAGTCGGGTAGTCGCCGACTTGAACAAAGTCCGTGTTTAAACCGTATCGCTTCATTGCTTCCAACGCACGCTCGCCAAACTCATCTTTGCCGAGTGCTGAAACCATAACTGCTTCGTGCCCGAGGAGGCTGAGGTTTGCGGCTGCATTGAGAGGTGCGCCACCCAGCCGGGGGCCGGATGGGAGGCAGTCCCAGAGGATTTCGCCAAAAATAATAATACGAGACATATGGTAATGAGAATTAGAAGCTGGGTTTCTAACTCAGCAACCTGGTTTCGGGAAGGTCTATTTTCGTCATGTTGATTTTATGAATATGCGAATGGTAAATCGTGTACTGTGGGCAGGATTATTGTTGATGTTGGTCTGCTCACTCATGGGCAAAAATTATTTGGAAGAAAACGCTGAAGACCGGGATGCTCGGATGGATTGGTGGAAGGAAGCGCGCTTCGGCATGTTTATCCATTGGGGCGTCTATTCCGTTCACGGTGGAACCTACAAGGGGAATCAGGTTCCGGGTATTGGTGAGTGGATTATGAATAAAGCTCCTATTCCCGTAGATGAATATGAAGGATATGCTGAAATGTTTAATCCTGTGTTTTTCGATGCCGAGGAGTGGGTGCGTATTGCCAAGAATGCAGGTATGAAATACATCGTCATCACCTCCAAGCATCATGACGGCTTCGCGTTGTGGGACTCGAAGGTCAGCGATTGGGATATCATGGATGCTTCGCCCTTCAAACAGGACATTTTGAAAGAGCTTTCCATTGCGTGTGAGAAGTATGGCATTCGACTTTGCTTCTATCATTCGATCATGGATTGGCATCACCCGGATGCCCAGGGACCGTTCTATCCCAAATATAATGATCGCAAGCGCGAAAATCCCCGCTTCCCCCTGTATGTAGAAAACTACTTGAAGCCCCAGTTGAAGGAACTGCTTACCGGGTATGGGGACCTGGGGATTCTCTGGTTTGATGGCGAGTGGATTCCAGATTACAAAACCGAAATAGGAAAGGACATCTACAACTTCGTTCGCAATCTTCAACCCGACATCATTATAAACAACCGGGTCGATAAAGGGCGCAAAGGTATGGAAGGGTTGAATGCGGAAGGCAACTTTGCTGGCGACTATGGAACCCCTGAACAGGAAATTCCTGATACTGGGCTGCCCGGTGTTGATTGGGAGTCTTGCATGACTATGAACAGAACCTGGGGTTGGAAAGCTTACGACAATGAGTGGAAGTCGGATGAGCTCCTGATACGAAACCTCATTGATATCGCTTCCAAGGGGGGGAACTACCTCTTGAATGTTGGCCCTACTCATGAAGGTCTCATTCCTGCTCCCAGTATCGAGCGTCTGCGTGCGATGGGTGACTGGCTGGCCGTATATGGGGAATCGATTTACGGCTCAGATGCGAGTCCGTTTGAAAAACCTGATTGGGGTCGGTTCACACAGAAAGAGGGTGAGGTATTTGCTCACATTTTTGAATGGCCAGAAGACGGAACGCTGCGAATTCCGCTCATGGATGGGATGCCATATAAAAGCATCCAGATTATCGATTGTTGCGATGACTTGGCTTGGGAGATCCGCGGTGACGATGCATTTATTTCTCTCCCGTTAGAAATGCAGGATGCAATTGCCACCGTTGTGAAGCTCGAGTACTGATTTTAGTCGAAGACCACTTCTCTGCCGGTCCGACTCGATTCGGATACGGCATCTAGGATTTTTTGAACTGCCAAGCCTTGCTCTAGATTCATGGCCAGTGGTTCGTCGCCGGTCAGATGATTGATGAAGTTGTGGAAACGATTGCCGTGTGGAAATGGATTGGATCGGCTTCCTATCTCAACTGCATGGTAGTCATTCGGTTTGGAACCGGGACGATAAAGCTTGGCTGGACTCATGGATGCCCCTGCCTCCGTTCCAAAGAGCTCTATCCCTTGCCGGTTTTCCTCAGCGGCGTGACAGGCCCAGGTAACTTCCAGGTGAACGGTCGCTCCGTTCTTCATTTTGATGAGGGCAGAAGCAAAGTCATCTACATCAAAGGTAATATCCTCCTTGTCTGAGTTCCCCCAATCACCTTCTCCCAAACCGCGGTTGCCAAATTTTGTATAAGTGACGCCCGATACTGAAGCAGGTTCAAAATTGTTCATCAGGTATAAACAGGCATCCAGGTAGTGGACACCGATATCGTTAATGGCTCCTGCGCCAGCCAATTCTTTGTTTCCGAACCAGGTACCCAGTTTAGGGATACCAGAACGGCGGAACCAATAGGCCTTGGCATGGTAGACCTCTCCAAGCTCGCCTTCTTCGACTACAGATCTGATTCGTTGGACTTCCTCGAAGAAGCGAAGGTTCATGCCCAGAGTAAAGCATTTACCACTGACTCTGGCTGCCGCTGCGACTTCCTCTGCCTGTGGTTGGTTCATAGCAAATGGTTTTTCAAGGATGACATGCTTTCCTGCCTGCAGTGCCTGGATTGCCAAGGGTGCGTGAAACTTATTGGGCACGGCTATGTAAACCGCATCCACCTGATCGCTGGCGAGTAACTCCTCGCTGCTTGCAAATGTCTCCGCTATCTTGTGTTTGGTGGCGAGTGCTTCGCACCTTCCTTGGTTGAGGTCCTGGATAGCAACTACCTGAGCCGCTGCATGCTGGTTGATTTCTCCTGCACTAATATCTGCTATTTGTCCTGCGCCGATGAGCCCGAACTGTATCTTTTTCATGGTATTGTATTGATGATTAGACTTTGAATAGCGAACTAAATGCGTCAATGGTTGTCCTTTCGACGGTAAGAAAAGGATCTAATCAACGGCCTTAACTTCTGCTTTACTGATAAAGTTTCCCTAGCTTTGCCTTTTCATCCGAAGGACAAAGCTTATTAATAGAATCCTCTACTATGAAAATTACCCTAATTGCGAGTGGCGACTTACGCGAAAGTGCCAACCAAACCTGCTGGGAGAAACAAGCCGAAATGGAAGCGCAGCTTAGCGACGTGGTGGCGAAGCTCGGGCATGAGCTTGAACGGGCGCATCTCTACAATAAAGCCCGTGGCCATGGTTTCATTGGAAGTCAAAAGGAAGGCATGGATGTCTTTTCCAAGATAGATCCTAAGCAACCCATCATTGTGGCAGAGGCGGTGTGGCAATACAGTCACCACATCTTGCACGGGCTCATCAGCCACCAGGCGCCCATACTCACTGTAGCGAACTGGTCGGGTACCTGGCCAGGGCTTGTTGGTATGCTTAATCTTAACGGCTCACTTACGAAAGCTGGAGTGAAGTATTCGACGCTCTGGAGCGAGGACTTTAGTGACGATTTGTTCTTAAACGGATTAACATCCTGGTTGGAAACTGGCGAAGTCGTTCATGCCACACCGCAGGTAAACCCGTTTGGCGGAGCATCGGGGCAGGCCGATGAAGTTGCTGGCCAACTAGCTGGACAGTTACAGAGGGACAAAGCCATAATGGGCGTCTTCGACGAAGGTTGCATGGGAATGTTCAATGCCATCATACCTGATCACCTGCTTTTCTCGACCGGAGTTTACAAAGAACGTCTGAGCCAATCGGCCCTTTATGCTGGGATGCAGGAGGTCAGCGACGAGGAAGCTGCGAGTGCCTATCAGTGGATTTGTGATCGTGGATTCAACTTTCATTTCGGTGAAGACGAAGTTGAGGACCTGACCGAGGCGCAAGTACTTGAGCAGTGCAAATTGTATATTGCTGCCTGTCGGATCGGAGATTTCTTCGGGTGCGACGCGATTGGTATTCAATATCAACAAGGACTCAAAGACCTGTGTCCTGCCTCTGACCTTGCCGAAGGTTTACTTAATAGCAGCGAGCGTCCCCCAGTGACCAATGATGCTGGAGAAGTCATCAAGGCCGGGAAACCATTTACTCATTTCAACGAAGTTGACGAGTGTGCCGGACTGGATGGATTGCTGACCCAGCGAGTGCACGATGCACTGGGTCAACCGCCGGAAAATACTCTGCACGATTTACGTTGGGGCGATGCTGACAAAAGTGGCACCACCGACGAATACGTCTGGGTGTTTCTCATCAGTGGGTCTGTCCCAGTCGAGCACAACGGTGGCTATGAAAACTGTCATGGTTATCGCCAGCCCATTATGTACTTTGGTAAAGGTGGATCCACCTTGCAGGGTATATCTCATCCCGGCGAAGTGGTGTGGAGTCGTATCTGGGTTGATGGATCTGTGCCCGGCGGCCAGCTCTGCATGGATCTGGGTCGTGGAGAAGCTATTGAATTACCGGAAGAAGAAACTCAACGCCGCCTCAATGAAACGACTCCTCAATGGCCGATCATGCATTGTATCACCTATGGAGTGTCGCGCGACGAGATGATGGCCCGTCATAAGGCCAACCACATTCAGCTTGCTTATGCCAACAGCGCTGAAGACGCGGACCTGGCCATGCAAACGAAGGCCGCATTGGCCGCCAAACTAGGAATTAAGGTCTCTCTGTGCGGAACGGGCAAGGGCGGGGCACCTTTGTCTTAGTTTCATTTTATTGGCTGTAAACAAGCCAGTCTGGGCAGTTTGGGATAGATTCAGCCCCTCCATCAAAAATTGTTTTTGATAAAATCAGTGAACTGGGGTGTTTTAGCTGTGTTAAGCTCATTGTATTTTCTGAATGGCTCCCGAATTCTCAGATCAAAATTTATGGTTCTCGCAGAACTCTATTCAATGGAAAAGTGATTTTAGGCTGTTTTTCCTGGCGATCTTCCAACCTTATTTGTCGAGAAATATCTGATTATAGCTTCTGGTTCTGCCGCCTCTTGCTTCGAGTTGGGGGAGAGCCCCATACTTTTCGGCTTCCGCCCACCAGAGTGCCTGGAGCTCTTTGAGTTTCTCGGGATGTGTATCTGCGAGGTTAGTAGACTCTGTAAAATCGTTGTTTTGATTGTAGAGTTCCCAATGGTCGTCTGCGAAATGGGTTCCGTGCTTGTGGAAAGCCATGGCTTTCCAGCCTTGATGATAAATGGATCGGCTTGCCCAAAGCTCCCAGTATTGAGTGTCTCGAGGAGCCGGTGCTTCCGGACTTTGGAATACGGCCCTCAGACTTTTACCATGAAGTGGCATCTGAGGAACACCATCAAAGGTATCCGGTGCTTCGATGCCAACCAGGTCGAGCACGGTTGGTGTAATATCAATGACATCGACGAATTGTTCGCGAAGGCCTTTTGATTCTATTCCTTCGGGCCACGACACTATCATCGGTGTCCGAACGCCTCCATTAAATGGCCACAGTTTGTAATATTGGAAAGGGGCACTTGAAGCCATTGCCCAGGGCCTTTGATATTGAGGCTGCGAATTGCGAGAGCCGAGGTCATCGAGTCGCTCATACATTTCTTCCACTGTAAGCTTCCCGTTATAGGGATGTTCGAAATTGCCTTCCACGCCAGCTTCTGGCGCTCCACCGTTGTCCGAGATCAGAATAATTAGAGAATCCTCAAAGTGATTCTTCTCTTTGAGAAAATTGATGAGGCGACCAATTTGATCGTCCGTGTGTTCAAGGAAACCTGCATAGGCTTCCATGAAGCGGGCAAATACTTTTTGCTCGACCTCACTCAGATCTGCCCAGGCTGGATCTCCCAGCCCTCGCGCCGGTAATTTGGAACTGGCAGGAATGAGTCCGGTTTTGAGCTGCTTACGAAAGCGTCGTTCCCGAACCTTATCCCAGCCTTCATCGAACTTGCCCTTGTATTTTTCGATGTAGCGTTTGGGCACTTGTATAGGTGAATGCACCGCTCCAAAAGTGAGGTAGAGAAAGAATGGCTTGTCCGGTTTGTCATCTAAATTCGCACCGATCATTTGAATCGATTGATTTACGATGTCTTCGGAAAAATGATAGTCGGGGTCTTCAGGTGGATCAACATGTCGATTATCGATGACTAGGTCGGGACGGTATTGATCTGTCCAGCCATAGAGAAATCCATGAAAGCGATCGAAACCCTTTTGCAGCGGCCAGTGGGTGCGTTCACCAGCAGCGTACATTTCGGCCGCAGGTACCAGGTGCCACTTTCCCGCCATCAGCGTGCTGTACCCGTTTCGTCCAAGAATTTGAGCAATGTTCGCTGCCGCTGCGCTTACTTGTCCTCGCGTATGAGGATAGCCTTGATCGCTTCCTGTTAATTCTTTCATACCCACTGCGTGGGAATTGCGACCGGTCAATAGAGATGCTCGGGTAGGTGAACAAACCGCCTTCGAATGAAAGTTGTTAAACTGCAATCCTTCAGTAGCCAGCGTATCCATGTAAGGCGTTGAAACTATCGACCCGTAGGAACCTAAATCTCCAAAGCCCGTATCGTCCAATACGATGTAGATGACGTTCGGGCTTTGTTGGGGAGCTTTCACTTCTTGAAGGTGATCTGGTGTCGAGTCCGCAGCTAATCGACCTATGCTACCTTGAAACCTTTCAGCTGCCGGATGATCCGGAGTGGTGGAAGAACCTTGTGCTGCCAGCTTGGAGTGGGATGTCGCAACCAAAGTAAAGGTTGTAAGCAAAATAAAAGGGAAGCGTGGTATTTCTTTAAAGATAGTCATAGAATAAAAATGAATTGTGTCACGTCTGGTAAACCGTTCGGGATCCTTCTGTTTCCGTCCTCTTAAATCATCAAGTGGGCGGTTGTTTTTGTAGTAATGGACGTCCTACTTATTTAAATGATGGATCAGAAATGGCACTTCGTTTTCGAAAGGCAGCTGTATTTGCGGATACTTAAGAAATACTTCCACACCTGCTCTTCGTAGTTTTTCTTCCATGATAATTCCAAAATTTACGTGGTGAATCGACCAGCCTCGCGCACGCTCCGGGTTATCTGGAATTTGATCATCCGGTTTCATTCCATAACTCATGTAGCTAGGAGGATCATCCGAACTGATGTGGTTGATGATAGAGAGCTCCTTCATCAGTGCACGCATCTCTACGTCCGAGAGATCAAACTCCGAACGGTCCCTGTCGTGAAAGGCTTTTCTGTAACCAGGAATATTTTCTACCCACCAGTCAAAGTCCATGGTCGACTGACCGGCTAATGGCGCAACAGCTGCAAGGCGGGTTGATTCACGTGCAATTGGATCATCACTTTCCGGGTCGGCGAAATCATCGCCCCAGGCGAGGTAGGCGACCAGTTGTGCCCCGGCTGATCCGCCGTAGGCCGCGATCCGATTTTTATCGATGCCCCATTCATCTGACTTGCTCCGGATAAATTGTAATGCACGAACTGCATCTTCATGCGCGGCTGGAAGTCTCGCATGCTTCATAAAGCGGTATTCTACTGAGGCATGGTGAATCCCCGCATCCAGGTATTGTTGGATTTTCTTTGCAGTGACCTTTTTATGTGAACCTCCTGTGAATCCACCACCGTGAATATAAACAACCAAAGGTGCAGGACCATCTACATCCGCCTTCCAAAAGTCGATCACTTGATTACTGTGGTTCCCATAGGAAACATCCTCGTAGGTTATCGGCGGTATGGGGGCCCTTTGCTGTGCCTGGGTACTGATGCCAAAGGCTGCAATGAATAGGATGGTGGGAAGAAGATGGCGAACATTCCTAGAGTAGATCATAGGGAAATCATAGGACGAAGCAATTCGTCTACAAGAAAATTGGCTGAATCTGGTACTACCTTATTATTAAACCTCTTGCACTTTTGAAGGCGTTTGAAACTTTAAGATTATGTCTGAACTTTGTGCTCACCTCGATGATATTCAAGCAGCGGCAGGTAGTATTGCTCCCTTTGCGCACAAGACACCTGTGTTACGTTGTTCTGCTTTGGATAAAACCCTGGATGCCCAACTCTACTTCAAGTGCGAGAATTTTCAGAAAGTAGGAGCCTTTAAATTTCGCGGTGCCTGCAACGCGGTTACCAGTTTGTCTGAGGAGGAACTCAAGCGAGGAGTAGCTACTCATTCATCGGGCAATCACGCCGCCGCCCTGGCTTTGTCTGCCAAACTGGCTGGATCGAGTGCTCACATCGTCATGCCCTCGAATGCCCCGGCCGTGAAAAAGGCTGCGGTAGAGGGTTACGGCGCAAAAATTACTTATTGTGAACCCACCCTGGAAGCGCGTGAGAGGACTTTGGCCCATATCCTGGAGAATGAGGGCCGGGTACTGATTCATCCTTACAACGATGCGCGTATTATTGCCGGGCAAGGGACTGCAGCCCTCGAACTGCTAGAAGAAGTCGGCGAGCTGGATGTTGTTATGGCCCCGGTCGGTGGGGGTGGATTGCTGAGCGGTACTTCCATCGCTTTCAGTGAATCGAATCCAACCACGAAAGTCATCGGCGCTGAACCGTTGAATGCAGATGATGCTTATCGTTCGACGCAAACAGGTGAGATACAGCCTTCCGATAATCCTCAAACTATAGCTGATGGACTCCTTACCAGCCTGGGCGAATTGACCTTTGCGATCATTCAAGAACGCTGTTCCAGTATCGTAACCGTTTCCGAAGAATCCATTGTCGAGGCCATGCGCCTGGTTTGGGAGCGGATGAAAATTATTATTGAACCGTCTGCAGCCGTACCCGTTGCCGCACTACTTGAAAAACGCAGTGAGATTCCTGGCGAGCGCGTGGGAGTGATCTTCTCGGGAGGCAATATTGATCTGGAGCGATTGCCGTGGCTCAAATAATTGTCTCATTGAAAATATGAATCACGTGAAAGACGACATTTCCCAGAAGCTCGTTGAACTCAGCTCCCTCCTCGAAGGAGAGTTACATACCGGTCGCCTCATGCGGACCTTGTATGCAACGGATGGGTCAGCTTATCAAGAGATGCCACTCGCCGTGGCAATTCCTGAGTCTGAGAAAGATTTGATCGAACTCATCCGTTTCGCTGGTGAGCACGGAGTAGGGCTTATCCCAAGAACGGCCGGAACCTCACTCGCTGGGCAGGTCGTGGGGAACGGAATCGTTGTGGATGTATCCCGCCACTTCACCGATATTCTGGAAATTAACGAATCGGAATCTTGGGTACGTGTCCAACCAGGCGTGATTCGAAATGAGCTCAATGCTGCTCTCAAGTCGCATGGTCTTTTCTTTGGCCCAGAAACGTCGACCCAAAATCGAGCTATGGTGGGCGGGATGCTGGGCAATAATTCCTGTGGCTCGAATTCGGTTAAGTATGGGAGTGTAAGGGATCATATACTAGAAGTTACCGCCTTACTCTCAGATGGCTCGAAAGTGATCTTTGGCCCTATAAGTCTGGAGGCGTTTGAGGCAAAATGCGAGGGTCCGGAATCCTTAGAAACGCGACTCTATCGTTCTATTCGAGATCAGCTTGGTGACGAGTCAGTGAGAGCAGAGATCGCAAAAGAATTTCCCAAGCCGTCCATTCCGAGACGCAACACCGGTTATGCTCTGGATCTACTTATGGACGCCTCTTGCATGGATCCCGCGAGTGATAAGGCATTCAATTTTGCTAAACTCATTGCAGGGAGTGAAGGCACCTTGTGTCTGGTCACGGAAATGAAACTCCACTGTAATCCTCTGCCACCCAAAGTGGTTGGTATACAGTGTGCTCAATTTGACTCAGTCGATCAGGCTTTGAAAGCCACACAGATTGCTGTCGGCTTTGACTGTTATGCCTGTGAACTGATTGATGATTTCATCCTCGAATGCACTGAGCGGAGCCTGGAACATCGTAACAGCCGCTTCTTCATCGAAGGTTCGCCGGGAGCGGTACTCGTTACCGAGATTCGGGCGGATTCGGAGGATGCGGTTCTGAAGATAACCCATCAATTGGAAGAAGCCTTTCGTAACGCCGGATATGGTTATGCCTACCCAGTCTTGTTTGGTCAGGATACGGAAAAAATCTGGAATTTGAGAAAAGCTGGCTTGGGATTGATGAACAATATTCCCGGCGATGCGAAACCCGTTCCGGTGGTGGAAGACACGGCTGTCGATGTGGCAGACCTTCCACAATATATTGCCGAATTTGATCGTCTGTTAGCTGAGCGCTTTGGTCTGCAGTGCATTCACTACGCCCATGCCGGTAGTGGTGAGATACATTTACGGCCCATTATCAATCTCAAGACGGAGGAAGGTAAACAGCAGTTCCGGGAAGTCGCCCAGGTGATTGCCGATCTGGTAAAACAGTATCGAGGTTCGCTCTCTGGGGAGCATGGCGATGGTCGTCTTCGTGGAGAGTTTCTCAAGCAAATGTTGGGCGAGCAAAACTATGCTCTGGTTGAAGCGGTTAAGCGTAGCTGGGATCCCCAGGATATCTTTAATCCTGGCAAGATCGTGAACACCCCTCCGATGAATGAGTATCTTCGTTATCAGCCGGGCGTGGCACCCCCTGAGGTTGAAACACATTTCGATTGGTCTGCGACCAGTGGGTTATTGGGGGCGGCTGAGATGTGCACGGGATCAGCGGATTGCCGCAAGACCCATCTGGCCGGCGGAACGATGTGCCCCAGTTACATGGCAACGCGCAATGAGAAAGACACAACTCGGGCTAGGGCCAATATGCTTCGCGATGTGTTGACCTCATCGGAAAATGAAAATCCGTTCAATGACGAGTATCTCAAAGACGTTTTGGACCTTTGCCTTTCCTGCAAGGGGTGTAAGAAAGAATGCCCGACCTCGGTCGATATGGCGAAGCTCAAGGCTGAGTTTCAGCAGCATTATTACGATGCGAATGGCGCTTCTCTTCGCTCGAAGTTAATAGCGCGCTATGCCTCGATGCAAAGGTGGGCGGCCATGCTTCCGGGGCTATGGAACATGGCTTTCGGAACACCTTTCATTCGACGTTTTTTAAATAGCCTGAGTGGATTCCATCCAGAGCGGTCTATTCCACTACTTCCGAAGCAAACCTTAGAGCGATGGTTCAAGAATCGTACTCCGCATGCTAACGCCGGATCGAACGGTAGTGTATGGTTCTTCAACGATGAGTTTACGAATTACCAGGATACACGTGCAGGAATTTCGACCATTGAGTTATTGGAACGTCTGGGCTATAAAGTTGAAATTCCCGAGCATGGTGAAAGCGGCAGAACCTGGTTATCGAAAGGCTTTGTTCGAAAAGCCAAACGCATCATCAATGATAACCTTAAGACCCTCTCGGAAAAGGTAAATGAAGAGCGACCCCTGGTGGGCGTCGAGCCATCCGCCATTCTTACCTTTCGGGATGAGGCGCTCGATCTTGCCGAACCGGATTTGAAAGAGACTGCTCAACAAATGGCACCTCATTGTTTGTTGTTAGAAGAGTTTATCGAACGCGAAGCAAAGGCCGGTCGTGTCAGTTCAGGAGACTTTGTTGAGGATGCGGAAAAGGTACTCTTGCACGGGCATTGTTTCCAAAAGGCTTTAGTTGGAATTCAACCCACTTTGGCTGCGCTCAGTCTTCCGGTGAACTATACGGTCGAGGCGATCCCCAGTGGCTGTTGTGGTATGGCCGGATCTTTTGGTTATGAAAAAGAGCACTTCGATGTATCCATGAACATTGCAGACCTGGTACTCCTTCCGGCTGTTAAGAATGAAGCGGATACAACTTTGGTAGCCGCTTCAGGCACCTCCTGTCGGCATCAGATTCTCGATGGAGCACAGCGAGAGGCATTACACCCGGCCGAGATACTGTTGCGTGCATTGAAATAAGTGCACGTTGCTCTATCGAATTACTCAACTGCCTCCAACGCTGCGAGGTCAGTGCTGAGTAGAACGCGAAGGTTTCGATGACCTTCTTCATCGGCCATCAGCCACAGGTCGATAGCCGTATGTCCGGGGTTGGGTTCGTCCCAGAAGTAAGGGGGGGGATCCAGCGGGCGTGCTTCCAGCGTGTAACGAACGCCTTCAGGTATGATGGCTTTCAGGTGGCAGGTTTTGCCCTCTTGTTTGAGGACAGCGGACTTGTTTACAACTTCTACCTTGGATTTGGTTACCATGCGCCAATGGAGAGTCGCTGAGTTTCTGCCTTCGTGTTCGAAGGGTTTGCGTGCACCCACAACACGGTCGTCAATTTGAAGTACCTTCATGTCGTGCGTGGTGAAGGTGCGTTCATAGCTTTGCACGTTCTTTGAATTCACCGAACTCAGGTCGACGGTGCCAGAGATCTTATTTCCGTTTTCGGAAAAGTGAGTGATTGAGGCCTGTTCGTTTACCAAGTGTGGTTGTTCATCAATGAGAAGGATGTTATGACTATACGGACCCAGCCGAAATGTGCGCCATCGATCAGAGCTTTGCCTTTGGTCCCAGATGCCAATATTTTTCGACTCCAGGGTCAGGTAAGTCTGAGCGCCAAGATCCACGGCCCAGCGTACGCCTTCGTCTTCATAGATAAAACTACCTGCATCCATGTGAGCATGACTGATGGAACAGAGGCCTCCTTTGAAACCCAGAAAGAATGCCTCTGGATCTCCCCACGCCGACTTGACCATTCCTATGGGATTACTCCCATTTCCATACCAGGTGTTTGGTAGGTCCATCTCGGCGGGATCAATATCGTTGGCGTTTTCTGGATACCACAAGGCGGCGAAAGGAAGCAGGCGATTCCGGTTATTACCTTTGGTCCACTCGTCGGATTTTAGAAACGAGCTGAGTTGTCTGCGGTATTCGTAATGAGCAACCGGGTCGTCATATTTTTGGGCGAACCAGGTGGGGCCCGGTGAGTAGTAGATATAGCTTCCACTATCAAAGAAGTTGTAGGCAGCTCCGGTGGGAGCGACGGCCATGGTGCGGAACCCCATCGATTTCTTGAAGGACTCGTGATCCTCCAATCCAAAATTGTGACCGACCGCACGATCCAGAAGGTCCATGAAGATGGCTGAGAACTCCGTA
This genomic stretch from Opitutia bacterium ISCC 52 harbors:
- a CDS encoding pyridoxal-phosphate dependent enzyme; translation: MSELCAHLDDIQAAAGSIAPFAHKTPVLRCSALDKTLDAQLYFKCENFQKVGAFKFRGACNAVTSLSEEELKRGVATHSSGNHAAALALSAKLAGSSAHIVMPSNAPAVKKAAVEGYGAKITYCEPTLEARERTLAHILENEGRVLIHPYNDARIIAGQGTAALELLEEVGELDVVMAPVGGGGLLSGTSIAFSESNPTTKVIGAEPLNADDAYRSTQTGEIQPSDNPQTIADGLLTSLGELTFAIIQERCSSIVTVSEESIVEAMRLVWERMKIIIEPSAAVPVAALLEKRSEIPGERVGVIFSGGNIDLERLPWLK
- a CDS encoding FAD-binding protein encodes the protein MNHVKDDISQKLVELSSLLEGELHTGRLMRTLYATDGSAYQEMPLAVAIPESEKDLIELIRFAGEHGVGLIPRTAGTSLAGQVVGNGIVVDVSRHFTDILEINESESWVRVQPGVIRNELNAALKSHGLFFGPETSTQNRAMVGGMLGNNSCGSNSVKYGSVRDHILEVTALLSDGSKVIFGPISLEAFEAKCEGPESLETRLYRSIRDQLGDESVRAEIAKEFPKPSIPRRNTGYALDLLMDASCMDPASDKAFNFAKLIAGSEGTLCLVTEMKLHCNPLPPKVVGIQCAQFDSVDQALKATQIAVGFDCYACELIDDFILECTERSLEHRNSRFFIEGSPGAVLVTEIRADSEDAVLKITHQLEEAFRNAGYGYAYPVLFGQDTEKIWNLRKAGLGLMNNIPGDAKPVPVVEDTAVDVADLPQYIAEFDRLLAERFGLQCIHYAHAGSGEIHLRPIINLKTEEGKQQFREVAQVIADLVKQYRGSLSGEHGDGRLRGEFLKQMLGEQNYALVEAVKRSWDPQDIFNPGKIVNTPPMNEYLRYQPGVAPPEVETHFDWSATSGLLGAAEMCTGSADCRKTHLAGGTMCPSYMATRNEKDTTRARANMLRDVLTSSENENPFNDEYLKDVLDLCLSCKGCKKECPTSVDMAKLKAEFQQHYYDANGASLRSKLIARYASMQRWAAMLPGLWNMAFGTPFIRRFLNSLSGFHPERSIPLLPKQTLERWFKNRTPHANAGSNGSVWFFNDEFTNYQDTRAGISTIELLERLGYKVEIPEHGESGRTWLSKGFVRKAKRIINDNLKTLSEKVNEERPLVGVEPSAILTFRDEALDLAEPDLKETAQQMAPHCLLLEEFIEREAKAGRVSSGDFVEDAEKVLLHGHCFQKALVGIQPTLAALSLPVNYTVEAIPSGCCGMAGSFGYEKEHFDVSMNIADLVLLPAVKNEADTTLVAASGTSCRHQILDGAQREALHPAEILLRALK
- a CDS encoding heparinase II/III-family protein, which gives rise to MLYRVYEEDRYKEKVIEYLDNVTSFPDWNPQHFLDIGEMTLAVAIGVDWLWQDLTTEQRERYLIAIIEKGLHPSLDEETEKNWWIYYNNNWNPVCHAGLTAGAILIADREPELAEKIINRALKAVPIAMAETDPEGVYPEGPTYWAYGTEFSAIFMDLLDRAVGHNFGLEDHESFKKSMGFRTMAVAPTGAAYNFFDSGSYIYYSPGPTWFAQKYDDPVAHYEYRRQLSSFLKSDEWTKGNNRNRLLPFAALWYPENANDIDPAEMDLPNTWYGNGSNPIGMVKSAWGDPEAFFLGFKGGLCSISHAHMDAGSFIYEDEGVRWAVDLGAQTYLTLESKNIGIWDQRQSSDRWRTFRLGPYSHNILLIDEQPHLVNEQASITHFSENGNKISGTVDLSSVNSKNVQSYERTFTTHDMKVLQIDDRVVGARKPFEHEGRNSATLHWRMVTKSKVEVVNKSAVLKQEGKTCHLKAIIPEGVRYTLEARPLDPPPYFWDEPNPGHTAIDLWLMADEEGHRNLRVLLSTDLAALEAVE